In Streptomyces sp. TLI_146, the genomic stretch CGGGCGGGGACGGCGCCGGGGAGGCCGCCGGCGGGGTGCCGGTGGTCAAGAAGGGCAAGCTGACCACCTGCACCCACCTGCCGTATCCGCCGTTCCAGTCGGAGCAGAACGGCAAGGTCGTGGGCTTCGACGTGTCCCTGATCGACCTCGTCGCCAAGAACCTCAAGGTCGAACAGAAGATCCTCGACACTCCGTTCGAGAACTTCAAGACCGGCGCCTTCCTCAACTCCGGCGAGTGCGACCTCGCCGCCGCCGGCATGACCATCACCGACGAGCGCAAGAAGAACGTCGACTTCTCGGTCCCCTACTTCGACGCCACCCAGGCGCTCCTCGCCACCAAGACGAGCGGGGTCACCTCGCTGGCCGACCTCAAGGCCAAGGGCAAGAAGCTCGGCGCCCAGGCCGAGACCACCGGCGAGAGCTACGCCACCGGCAAGGGCTTCAACCCGGTCGCCTTCGAGAGCTCGGACGCGGTGATCAACGGTCTGCGCACCGGCCAGGTGGACGCCGTGGTGATCGACTACCCGGTGGTCCAGGGCTGGCTCAAGGACAAGGCCAACGCCGACCGGTTCGCGCTGGTGGAGAACATCTCGACCGGCGAGCAGTACGGCTTCTCGGTCAAGAAGGGCAACACCAAGCTGCTCGCCGCCATCGACAAGGCCATCACCGACGCCAAGGCGGACGGCACGTACAAGAAGCTCTACGAACAGTGGATCGGACCGCTGCCCAAGGCACAGCCGTGACCTCGCGCCTGACGAGGCGTCAACGAAGGCGCGTCTCGCAGGGCATCCAGTACGCGGTCTTCGTCGGGGTGCTCATCACCATCGGGGTCCTCGCCGACTGGGACCGGCTGCAGAACCAGTTCGCGCAGACCGACCTGATCGGCAAGCTCTTCCCGGACATCATCACCATCGCCCTGCGCAACACCGTGGTGTACACGCTCTCCGGCTTCGCCTTCGGCCTGGTGCTCGGTCTGGTGGTCGCGCTGATGCGGCTCTCGTCCGTGGCGCCCTACCGCTGGGTGGCGGGCATCTACATCGAGCTGTTCCGGGGGCTGCCCGCCCTGCTGATCTTCATCTTCGTGGGCGTGGCGGTGCCGCTGGCCTTCCCCGGCACGGAGATCCCCGGCGGAACGTACGGAAAGGTCGCGCTCGGGCTCGGTCTGGTCGCCGCGGCCTATATGGCCGAGACGATCAGGGCGGGCATCCAGGCCGTGCCCAAGGGCCAGATGGAGGCGGCCCGCTCGCTGGGGTTCTCGCACGCCCGGGCCATGGTGTCGGTGATCATCCCGCAGGCGTTCCGGATCGTCATCCCGCCGCTGACCAACGAACTGGTGCTGCTCTTCAAGGACTCCTCGCTCGTGCTGTTCCTCGGGGTCACCCTGGAGGAGCGGGAGCTGACCAAGTACGGCAGGGACCTGGCAAGCCAGAGCGCCAACTCCACCCCGATCCTGGTCGCCGGGCTCTGCTATCTGATGGTGACCGTGCCCCTGAGCTTCGTGGTGCGCCGCCTCGAAGCCCGCGCCGACCGGGCGAGGTGAACAAGCGATGCCACAGAACGAGATCGAGATCCGCGGGCTGCGCAAGTCCTTCGGGGACAACGAGGTGCTGCGCGGCATCGACCTGGAGGTCGCCCGGGGCGAAGTGGTGTGCGTCATCGGCCCCTCGGGGTCGGGCAAGTCGACGCTGCTGCGCTGTGTGAACCTGCTGGAGGAGCCGAGCGCGGGCCAGGTGTTCGTCGGCGGCACCGAGGTCACCGACCTGGACGTCGACATCGACGCGGTGCGCCGCCGCATCGGCATGGTCTTCCAGCAGTTCAACCTCTTCCCGCACATCACGGTCACCGAGAACCTGGTCCTGCCGCAGCGTCGGGTGCTGCGCCGGGGCAAGGCGAAAGCGGCGGCCGTGGCCCGGGAGAACCTGGACCGGGTCGGCCTCGCCGAGAAGGCCGACGCCTATCCGGCACAGCTCTCCGGCGGGCAGCAGCAGCGCGTCGCCATCGCCCGGGCGCTCGCGATGGGCCCCGAGGTGATGCTCTTCGACGAGCCGACCTCGGCGCTCGACCCCGAACTCGTCGGGGACGTCCTCGCGGTGATGCGGATGCTCGCGGGCGAGGGCATGACGATGATGGTGGTCACCCACGAGATGAGCTTCGCCCGGGAGGTCGCGGACCGGGTGGTGTTCATGGACGACGGCGTCATCGTCGAGCAGGGCCCGGCGGCGCAGGTCGTGGGCGCCCCGCGGGAGGAGCGGACCAGGAACTTCCTCAACCGCATCCTGGACCCGGCGGCGGAGGCCCGCCCGACCTCGCATCTGCCGCCGGAGGAGGACGGCTGACGCATGGACACGGGGCAGGGCCCGCTCCCGGTGACACCGGGAGCGGGCCCTGCCCTGTCGGGCATCGGGGCACGGGCGGGGGTTCAAAGCCAGGCTCTCAGGACCCCGAGGCCTTCATCTTGTGCGTGAACACCCAGGTGGCGATGGAGTCGCCGAGCGTGTATCCGTCGCTCGCGTCCCACGGGTAGTGCACACCGAGCCAGATCCTGCTGTCCGCGTCCTCGTGCGCGGCCTGGCTGAAGCTGGTGAACGAGCGGGTCCTGACCGGCGAGTGCGGGTCGTCGGTGGACGCCGTGAAGCTCACGTTGTCGCTCTTGAAGTACTGCCGCATGATCCCCGCCCATGCGGCGGCGAACGCGGAGTGGCCCGAGGCCCAGGCGGGGAAGCAGGGCGTGGTGCCCGACAGCGGCTTCCACGCGGGGTCGAGACCGCCTTCGCGGATCGCCGACACCGGACGCCAGAGGTCGATGGGCGTGCGGTACTTGACGTCCCACTCCCCGATGGCCGCGTCCGCCATCGCGACGGAGACGAGCGCGAACAGCCGGGCGTTCTGATACGGCGTCAGCCCCCGGTCCTTCGCCACCCGCGCGGTGATGTCGAGCAGTTGCCCCGGCGGCTTGTAGGTGCCGTTGGCGTCATTGGCCCAGAACCAGGCGGCCGCGGTCTGGTCCGTCGTCCGCGTGGTGGAGCCCGCGGCGCCCAGCGAGCGCACCTGGGCCACCTGGTCGGCGTAGGCCGGGCTGGCGAGCAGGTTCTCGTACGACGCGTAGACGCCGGGGGTCGACGGCCGGAACTGGGAGCCGGAGTCCAGCGCCCACGGCTTCACCAGGCCCCAGTTGGGGGTGGCCGCCTGACTGCCCTGCGAACAGGCCGGGTCCGGCAGGTCGGGGTAGCTGGTCGGCAGCCAGGCGCCGGGCTTGGTGTCGGGGGTGTAGACGGCCCTGTCGTCGGACCCGTCGGCGGTCCGGTTGTCCTGGGCGTTCTTGACGATGGTGCCGACCACCGTGAAGTCGAGCAGGTCGAAGCCGGTGGGGTCGGTGCCGAACCGCTCCTTGAACTTGTTGTCCAGGTACGTCGTCTGGTCGGGGAACAGCTTGAGCAGGATGTTGTAGGCGGTCCGCCCGATCACCCGCTCCTCCTCGCCCGGCCCCTCGATCCCCCAGCCCGCCGAGTAGTTGATCGCCGTGAGGTACGGGTCGGAGGTCATGGTGTGCCAGCGGAGCTGGTAGGAGCTCTCGGCGTCGTAGATCGCCGTGTTCATCATGGCGGCCGCCCGGGACAGCGGGCCCGGGGCCCCGCCGGCCGTGCGGATCGCGCCGTTCAGCACGTTGTTCCAGTACTGCACGGGATCGCCGCTGTAGTTGGGCGCGGCGGCGGCCGGCTGCGGGGCCAGGGTGAGCGCGCCGAGGGCGGTGGCGGCCACGGCGGCCAGCGAGACCGCCCGGGCGCGCAGGTTCGCCGCGCGTCTTCTCCTCGTACGGATCCACAACATCGGGCACGGGTCCTCTCCGTCGGTGGTGCGGTGTGCGGGATGTGCCGGTGGCGCTCTGCTTCCGCCTCGCAACCTAGGTCCGCGCGCTCGCGCGCACATCCAGCCGGTGGCGGAGAGCGCCGTCATCCCGGCGCCGCAGTTCCGGTAGGGGGGTAAACCCTGGCGGTACCTGGTCGACGATGTGCACAAAAAGGCGCGATCAGGTGCCGATCGGTAGAATTCACCCCATGGGAGAGCGGTCTGCCGCACCGACAGCGCCCGAGCTCGTCCTGGAGACCGACACCGGCTCCACGGTGATGAGTCCGAGCCGGGACTACCACGTAGGACGCGACCCCCTCAGCGAGATCGTCATCGACGACGCCCGCGTCTCCTGGCACCACGCGGTGCTGCGCGTGGCGGGCGGCCACTGGATGGTCGAGGACGAGGGCAGCACCAACGGCACCTACGCCGACGGCCGCCGCGTCCACGAGTGGGGCGTGGGCCCCGGCAGCGTCATCCGGTTCGGCAGCCCCGCCGACGGCCCCCGCGCCGTCCTGGTGGACCGCGCCCCGCCGCCGGTCCGCGCCCCGGAGCGGCTGTCCGCCGTGTCGATGCCGTCCGCGACCGGCGCCTTCCGGCAGCCCACCTCGGTGCGGCCGCTGCCCGCCCGTACCGTACGGATCGGCCGCGCCGCCGACAACGACCTGGTCGTCGACGATCTGGTCGTCTCGCGCCGGCACGCCGAACTGCGCGCCCTGCCCGACGGCGGCCACGAGATCGTCGACCTCGGCAGCCACAACGGCACCTTCCTCAACGGCCAGCCCGTCGCCCGCGCCCGGGTCTCCTCCGGCGACATCGTCGGCGTCGGCCACTCGGCGTTCTGCCTGGTCGGGGACGAGCTCCAGGAGTACGTCGACACCGGCGAGGTCTCGCTCGACGTCCAGGACCTCACGGTCGCCGTCGACCGGGGCCGCAAGACCCTCCTCCACCAGGTGTCGTTCCCGGTCGGCGAGAAGTGCCTGCTCGCCGTGGTCGGCCCGAGCGGCGCCGGGAAGTCCACCCTGCTCAACGCCCTGACCGGGCTGCGCCCCGCCGACCGGGGCACGGTCCTGTACGACGGCCGCGACCTCTACCGGGACTACGCGGAGCTGCGCCAGCGCATCGGCCTCGTCCCGCAGGACGACATCCTGCACGCCCAGCTCACCGTGCGCCGGGCGCTCGGCTACGCCGCCGAACTGCGCTTCCCGCAGGACACCGCCAAGTCCGAGCGCCGCGCCCGGGTCGACGAGGTGATCGGCGAGCTCGGGCTCGAACAGCGCGCGGGCCAGCCCATCCACAGCCTCTCCGGCGGCCAGCGCAAGCGCGTGAGCGTCGCCCTGGAGCTGCTGACCAAGCCGTCGCTGCTCTTCCTCGACGAGCCGACCTCCGGGCTCGACCCGGGCATGGACCGCTCGGTGATGCACATGCTGCGCGGCCTCGCGGACGACGGCCGCACCGTCATCGTGGTCACCCACAGCGTCCTCAGCCTCGACGTCTGCGACCGGATCCTCGTCCTGGCCCCGGGCGGGCACATCGCGTACTACGGACCGCCCCGCGACACCCTGGGCTTCTTCGGCTTCGGGGAGTGGCCGGAGGCGTTCGAGGCCTTCGAGCGGGACCGCGAGCGGGACTGGGCGGGCGAGTACGCCCGCTCGTCCTTCCACCAGCGGTACGTGGTCGGCTCCAGCGCCCAGCCGCACCTGAACCAGGGCGCCGCCGCCCGGGTGGTGGGCCGGCCGGCCAAGGCACAGAGCTGGGGCGCCCAGCTGGGCACCCTGGTGCGCAGATACGCGGCCGCGCTCGGCGCCGA encodes the following:
- a CDS encoding vanadium-dependent haloperoxidase; the protein is MLWIRTRRRRAANLRARAVSLAAVAATALGALTLAPQPAAAAPNYSGDPVQYWNNVLNGAIRTAGGAPGPLSRAAAMMNTAIYDAESSYQLRWHTMTSDPYLTAINYSAGWGIEGPGEEERVIGRTAYNILLKLFPDQTTYLDNKFKERFGTDPTGFDLLDFTVVGTIVKNAQDNRTADGSDDRAVYTPDTKPGAWLPTSYPDLPDPACSQGSQAATPNWGLVKPWALDSGSQFRPSTPGVYASYENLLASPAYADQVAQVRSLGAAGSTTRTTDQTAAAWFWANDANGTYKPPGQLLDITARVAKDRGLTPYQNARLFALVSVAMADAAIGEWDVKYRTPIDLWRPVSAIREGGLDPAWKPLSGTTPCFPAWASGHSAFAAAWAGIMRQYFKSDNVSFTASTDDPHSPVRTRSFTSFSQAAHEDADSRIWLGVHYPWDASDGYTLGDSIATWVFTHKMKASGS
- a CDS encoding amino acid ABC transporter ATP-binding protein; the encoded protein is MPQNEIEIRGLRKSFGDNEVLRGIDLEVARGEVVCVIGPSGSGKSTLLRCVNLLEEPSAGQVFVGGTEVTDLDVDIDAVRRRIGMVFQQFNLFPHITVTENLVLPQRRVLRRGKAKAAAVARENLDRVGLAEKADAYPAQLSGGQQQRVAIARALAMGPEVMLFDEPTSALDPELVGDVLAVMRMLAGEGMTMMVVTHEMSFAREVADRVVFMDDGVIVEQGPAAQVVGAPREERTRNFLNRILDPAAEARPTSHLPPEEDG
- a CDS encoding transporter substrate-binding domain-containing protein, encoding MTRTAHRIRNLTTAAAATAGLLLVASGCSSGGDGAGEAAGGVPVVKKGKLTTCTHLPYPPFQSEQNGKVVGFDVSLIDLVAKNLKVEQKILDTPFENFKTGAFLNSGECDLAAAGMTITDERKKNVDFSVPYFDATQALLATKTSGVTSLADLKAKGKKLGAQAETTGESYATGKGFNPVAFESSDAVINGLRTGQVDAVVIDYPVVQGWLKDKANADRFALVENISTGEQYGFSVKKGNTKLLAAIDKAITDAKADGTYKKLYEQWIGPLPKAQP
- a CDS encoding FHA domain-containing protein, which codes for MGERSAAPTAPELVLETDTGSTVMSPSRDYHVGRDPLSEIVIDDARVSWHHAVLRVAGGHWMVEDEGSTNGTYADGRRVHEWGVGPGSVIRFGSPADGPRAVLVDRAPPPVRAPERLSAVSMPSATGAFRQPTSVRPLPARTVRIGRAADNDLVVDDLVVSRRHAELRALPDGGHEIVDLGSHNGTFLNGQPVARARVSSGDIVGVGHSAFCLVGDELQEYVDTGEVSLDVQDLTVAVDRGRKTLLHQVSFPVGEKCLLAVVGPSGAGKSTLLNALTGLRPADRGTVLYDGRDLYRDYAELRQRIGLVPQDDILHAQLTVRRALGYAAELRFPQDTAKSERRARVDEVIGELGLEQRAGQPIHSLSGGQRKRVSVALELLTKPSLLFLDEPTSGLDPGMDRSVMHMLRGLADDGRTVIVVTHSVLSLDVCDRILVLAPGGHIAYYGPPRDTLGFFGFGEWPEAFEAFERDRERDWAGEYARSSFHQRYVVGSSAQPHLNQGAAARVVGRPAKAQSWGAQLGTLVRRYAAALGADRTFLAIMIALPFVMGAMARALAGSRLTQETAMNALLILCVGGVLTGAANAVRELVKERVIYQRERAVGLSRSAYLMSKVVVLGTITVLQAVVLTLVALLGVNLGAPGGKGVVMPPLVEITVAVALLAFTAMMLGLLVSALVRKEEVTMPLLVLLAIVQVVFCGALLKLHGVPGIEQLAWLVPSRWALGGMAGTIGLSRIVPGELTGDPLFKHETGVWLLNMGMLVVLSVLFGYLVARLLRRHEPAVMRK
- a CDS encoding amino acid ABC transporter permease; translation: MTSRLTRRQRRRVSQGIQYAVFVGVLITIGVLADWDRLQNQFAQTDLIGKLFPDIITIALRNTVVYTLSGFAFGLVLGLVVALMRLSSVAPYRWVAGIYIELFRGLPALLIFIFVGVAVPLAFPGTEIPGGTYGKVALGLGLVAAAYMAETIRAGIQAVPKGQMEAARSLGFSHARAMVSVIIPQAFRIVIPPLTNELVLLFKDSSLVLFLGVTLEERELTKYGRDLASQSANSTPILVAGLCYLMVTVPLSFVVRRLEARADRAR